In Pongo abelii isolate AG06213 chromosome 15, NHGRI_mPonAbe1-v2.0_pri, whole genome shotgun sequence, a single window of DNA contains:
- the LOC134760021 gene encoding olfactory receptor 4L1, translated as MDLKNGSLVTEFILLGFSGRWELQIFFFVTFSLIYGATVVGNILIMVTVTCSSTLHSPLYFLLGNLSFLDMCLSTATTPKMIKDLLTEHKTISVWGCMTQMFFMHFFGGAEMTLLIIMAFDRYVAICKPLHYRTIMSHRLLKGFVILSWIIGFIHTISQIVLTMNLPFCDHNVINNVFCDLPIVIKLACVETYTPELFVIADSGLLSFTCFILLLVSYIVILVSVPKKSSDGLYKALSTLSAHIIVVTLFFGPCIFIYAWPFSSLASNKTLAVFYTVITPLLNPIIYTLRNKKMQEAIRKLQFQYVSSA; from the coding sequence ATGGATCTTAAAAATGGATCTCTAGTGACCGAGTTTATTTTACTAGGATTTTCTGGACGATGGGAActtcaaattttcttctttgtgacaTTTTCCCTGATCTACGGTGCTACTGTGGTGGGAAACATTCTCATTATGGTCACAGTGACATGTAGTTCGACCCTTCATTCTCCCTTGTACTTTCTCCTTGGAAATCTCTCTTTTTTGGACATGTGTCTCTCCACTGCCACAACACCCAAGATGATCAAAGATTTGCTCACTGAACACAAGACCATCTCTGTGTGGGGCTGCATGACCCAGATGTTCTTCATGCACTTCTTTGGGGGTGCTGAGATGACTCTTCTGATAATCATGGCCTTTGACAGGTATGTAGCCATATGTAAACCCCTGCACTATAGGACAATCATGAGCCACAGGCTGCTAAAGGGGTTTGTGATACTTTCATGGATAATTGGTTTTATACACACCATAAGCCAGATAGTTTTAACAATGAACTTGCCTTTCTGTGACCACAATGTCATAAACAACGTATTTTGTGATCTTCCCATTGTGATCAAGCTTGCTTGTGTTGAAACATACACTCCGGAATTATTTGTCATTGCTGACAGTGGGCTGCTCTCTTTCACCTGTTTCATCCTCTTGCTTGTTTCTTACATTGTCATCCTGGTCAGTGTACCAAAAAAATCATCAGATGGGCTCTACAAGGCGCTGTCCACATTGTCTGCCCACATCATTGTGGTCACTCTGTTCTTTGGACCTTGTATTTTTATCTATGCTTGGCCATTCAGTAGTTTGGCAAGCAATAAAACTCTTGCTGTATTTTATACAGTTATCACACCGTTACTGAATCCGATTATTTACACcctgagaaataagaaaatgcaagAGGCCATAAGAAAATTACAGTTCCAATATGTTAGTTCTGCATAG